A genomic stretch from Halichoerus grypus chromosome 7, mHalGry1.hap1.1, whole genome shotgun sequence includes:
- the LRRC18 gene encoding leucine-rich repeat-containing protein 18, whose product MAKGGKGPKGKKITLNVAKNCIKITFDGRKRLDLSKMGITNFPKCILRLNDVDELDLSRNLIRKIPESISKFQNLRWLDLHSNYIDKLPESIGQMTTLLYLNVSNNRLTTNGLPVELNQLKNTRTLNLGLNHLDSVPTTLGALKELHEVGLYDNLLTTIPKSISKLPKLKKLNTKRNPFPKAEESDTFIDTIRRLDNLYLVEEKDLCSSCLKKCQQARDKLNKIKNMATTAPRKAIFSNLVSPNSMAKDSQEDWR is encoded by the coding sequence ATGGCCAAGGGCGGGAAAGGCCCCAAGGGCAAGAAGATCACCCTCAATGTGGCCAAGAATTGTATCAAAATCACATTTGATGGGAGAAAACGCCTTGACTTGAGCAAGATGGGAATTACCAACTTCCCCAAATGTATCCTGAGACTGAATGATGTGGATGAGCTCGACCTTAGCCGGAATCTGATCAGAAAAATCCCTGAATCAATCTCCAAGTTCCAGAACCTGCGGTGGCTGGACCTGCACAGCAACTACATCGACAAGCTTCCTGAGTCCATCGGCCAGATGACTACTCTGCTCTACCTCAATGTCAGCAACAACAGGCTGACCACCAATGGGTTGCCTGTGGAGCTCAATCAGCTCAAGAATACCCGCACCTTGAACCTAGGCTTGAACCATCTGGACAGTGTGCCCACCACACTGGGTGCTCTGAAGGAGCTCCATGAGGTGGGGCTATATGACAACCTGCTGACCACCATCCCTAAGAGCATCTCCAAGCTCCCCAAGCTCAAAAAGCTCAACACAAAGCGAAATCCCTTTCCCAAGGCAGAGGAGTCAGATACATTCATAGATACCATCAGGAGGCTGGACAACTTATATCTGGTAGAAGAGAAGGATCTGTGTTCGAGTTGCCTGAAAAAATGCCAACAGGCCCGGGACAAGCTGAACAAAATCAAGAATATGGCCACAACAGCACCGAGAAAGGCAATCTTCTCCAATCTAGTCTCACCTAACTCCATGGCCAAGGATTCCCAGGAAGACTGGAGGTGA